Proteins encoded in a region of the Agromyces protaetiae genome:
- a CDS encoding alkaline phosphatase family protein yields the protein MPAMLPAPADSARRLAEVLPSAVASVTGASGASGPLALGAARSAVVVLVDGLGAANLAARRGHARVLAGAYGKRDVIRTVFPSTTAAAIATFATGAAPGEHGLVAYRTLVPGTDRLENQLNAWDHGGLPDGWQRRRPLFESARDAGLQPFAVGAPRYADSGFTRAVLRGAEYRPEATIEARFETALDLVTDVDRALVYLYIPELDQISHAHGWESDRWTAALEQVDAAVAAFTKRMPRGAGLLVTADHGVLDVPEHRHVHIDAHPGLVDGIRHVAGEPRCLGLFFEPDASSGERAAIVARWRESEGSRAWVLTRDEAIDAGLFGQVDDAVRPRIADLLVAARSSIAYYDTREPDRRAERMIGQHGSLTDEESRVPLLRFGAYAR from the coding sequence ATGCCAGCAATGCTACCGGCGCCCGCCGACTCCGCCCGGCGGCTTGCCGAGGTGTTGCCGAGCGCGGTGGCGAGCGTGACCGGAGCATCCGGCGCGTCCGGGCCGCTGGCACTCGGTGCCGCGAGGTCCGCGGTGGTCGTGCTCGTGGACGGACTCGGCGCCGCCAACCTCGCCGCACGGCGCGGTCACGCCAGGGTGCTGGCCGGCGCCTACGGCAAGCGCGACGTCATCCGCACGGTGTTCCCGTCGACCACGGCCGCGGCGATCGCCACGTTCGCGACCGGCGCGGCGCCGGGCGAGCACGGGCTCGTCGCGTACCGCACGCTCGTCCCCGGCACCGACCGCCTGGAGAACCAGCTCAACGCCTGGGACCACGGCGGCCTGCCCGACGGCTGGCAACGGCGGCGGCCGCTCTTCGAGTCCGCGCGCGACGCGGGGCTGCAGCCGTTCGCGGTGGGCGCGCCGCGATACGCCGACTCGGGCTTCACGCGGGCCGTGCTGCGCGGCGCGGAGTATCGGCCTGAGGCCACGATCGAGGCGCGCTTCGAGACCGCGCTCGACCTGGTGACCGACGTCGACCGCGCACTCGTCTATCTCTACATCCCCGAGCTCGACCAGATCTCGCACGCGCACGGCTGGGAATCCGATCGCTGGACCGCCGCGCTCGAGCAGGTCGACGCCGCGGTCGCGGCGTTCACGAAGCGGATGCCTCGGGGCGCAGGCCTGCTCGTCACCGCCGATCACGGCGTGCTCGACGTGCCGGAGCACCGCCACGTGCACATCGACGCGCATCCCGGCCTCGTCGACGGCATCCGCCATGTGGCGGGCGAGCCGCGCTGCCTCGGGCTCTTCTTCGAACCGGACGCGTCGAGCGGTGAGCGCGCCGCGATCGTCGCGCGCTGGCGCGAGTCGGAAGGATCCCGGGCCTGGGTGCTCACCCGCGACGAGGCCATCGACGCCGGTCTGTTCGGTCAGGTCGATGACGCTGTGCGACCGCGGATCGCGGACCTGCTCGTGGCGGCCCGCTCGAGCATCGCCTACTACGACACGCGCGAGCCCGACCGTAGAGCCGAGCGCATGATCGGCCAGCACGGGTCGCTGACCGACGAGGAGTCGCGCGTGCCGCTGCTCAGGTTCGGCGCCTACGCGCGCTGA